The following proteins come from a genomic window of Amaranthus tricolor cultivar Red isolate AtriRed21 chromosome 14, ASM2621246v1, whole genome shotgun sequence:
- the LOC130799884 gene encoding late embryogenesis abundant protein 18 has product MQSAKQKVSDMASAAKEKIQIAKAKVEEEAAQATARTKEEKQIAKEVRKVKEAEAKADLHADKARHAAEKLESKQAGHHYHIPGTGIVTGTGQHVSTTGMGTGTSHQHVPGMGHHHVPGAPGSTTTTSTTRNYETGYPPHYNKHL; this is encoded by the exons ATGCAGTCAGCAAAGCAAAAGGTGAGCGACATGGCCAGCGCAGCTAAAGAAAAGATCCAGATAGCCAAAGCCAAAGTTGAAGAAGAG GCAGCGCAGGCGACAGCGAGGACAAAGGAAGAGAAACAGATAGCAAAGGAGGTGAGGAAAGTGAAGGAAGCAGAAGCCAAGGCGGATTTGCACGCAGACAAAGCAAGACACGCAGCTGAAAAATTGGAATCAAAGCAAGCAGGGCACCACTACCATATTCCTGGCACTGGCATCGTTACTGGCACAGGCCAACATGTATCAACCACTGGCATGGGCACGGGCACGAGTCATCAACATGTTCCAGGAATGGGACATCACCATGTCCCGGGTGCGCCTGGAAGTACAACTACAACAAGTACGACTCGCAATTATGAAACAGGATACCCACCACACTACAATAAGCATCTCTAA